The proteins below come from a single Buchnera aphidicola (Thelaxes californica) genomic window:
- the flgB gene encoding flagellar basal body rod protein FlgB, producing MFVFGFEQQLQMKQEILNLRSLEEELIASNIANVNTKNYKSRHINFTNELNKIKLKNSTKEMFLESKKTSDKHFSFNIQNNMVQPSIYISNSNVDQNGNTVNMNQERMKFVKNSLKYQEEIALLNKEIKNINLVI from the coding sequence ATGTTTGTATTTGGATTTGAACAACAATTACAAATGAAACAAGAAATATTAAACTTAAGAAGTTTAGAAGAAGAGTTAATTGCATCAAATATAGCTAATGTAAATACTAAAAATTATAAATCTCGTCATATTAATTTTACAAATGAATTAAATAAGATTAAATTAAAAAATAGTACAAAAGAAATGTTTTTGGAATCAAAAAAGACATCCGATAAACATTTCTCTTTTAATATTCAAAATAATATGGTACAACCTAGTATTTATATTTCTAATTCAAATGTGGATCAAAATGGAAATACAGTAAATATGAATCAAGAACGTATGAAATTTGTTAAAAATAGTTTAAAATATCAAGAAGAAATTGCTCTTTTAAATAAAGAAATTAAAAATATAAATTTAGTAATTTAG
- the flgC gene encoding flagellar basal body rod protein FlgC → MSLFNIMDIANSALEAQSKKIRTSAENLANIDTLTYKNKKIVPYQPKQVINTFHQSYSNIMNSNTQNPIGGVSSEIIEQSSPKKIIYNPNHPLSNKKGYLSVPNIDVVTENINIMEASRNYEANIEILNTVKAMILKTLTIGQ, encoded by the coding sequence ATGTCTTTATTTAATATAATGGATATTGCTAATTCAGCATTAGAAGCACAATCAAAAAAAATTAGAACATCTGCTGAAAATTTAGCAAATATTGATACGTTAACATATAAAAACAAAAAAATTGTTCCTTATCAACCAAAACAAGTGATCAATACATTTCATCAATCTTATTCTAATATTATGAATAGTAATACTCAAAATCCAATAGGTGGAGTATCTTCTGAAATAATAGAACAATCTTCACCAAAAAAAATAATATATAATCCAAATCATCCTTTATCAAATAAAAAAGGATATCTTTCTGTTCCAAATATAGATGTAGTCACTGAAAATATTAATATCATGGAAGCTTCAAGAAACTATGAAGCAAATATAGAAATATTAAATACAGTAAAAGCGATGATATTAAAAACTTTAACTATAGGGCAATAA
- a CDS encoding flagellar hook-basal body complex protein: protein MTYSSNVSGLNNTMSSIDMIGKNLSNIETTGFKTELLPFCDLFPNTYEKNLEIGMGSMKGKKYYNFDKGYMFKTNRTLDSAIYTNGFFRLQNVGDEILYSKDGHFLLDKEYNLVNKKGFYVTGYDLTKKKLDFQNPHPINLSKKIKITGEPTTVISISTQINSSDIVKFRHDFDPYNSLTYNRMIPISAYDDTGGKYDINLYFVKKTPSIWKIHPVLQNHRVYNKEFLVQFDTNSGKILSKSYQDIIFNKFGESENRKISIDLKNIICKNFDNNSINYPVSYKINGKPSTSITKLSLNKYGMLSGLYDDGSTIMLSQLALTDFPNYSHLVPMGTGFWMYFDEDPEQEKGIIGPPGTGNFGTIKTGEIEGSNVNPERELINMIMAQKNFEALKQSIKSQNEMDHTLINSI from the coding sequence ATGACATATTCATCGAATGTTAGTGGTTTAAATAATACAATGTCTAGTATAGATATGATTGGAAAAAATTTATCAAATATTGAAACTACTGGATTTAAAACAGAGTTATTACCATTTTGTGATCTGTTCCCTAATACTTATGAAAAAAATTTAGAAATAGGTATGGGAAGTATGAAAGGGAAAAAATATTATAATTTTGATAAAGGATACATGTTTAAAACTAATAGAACTTTAGATTCCGCTATTTATACAAATGGTTTTTTCAGATTACAAAATGTTGGTGATGAAATTCTTTATAGTAAAGACGGGCATTTTTTATTAGATAAAGAATATAATTTAGTCAATAAAAAAGGTTTTTATGTTACTGGGTATGATTTAACTAAAAAAAAATTAGATTTTCAAAACCCACATCCTATTAATTTAAGTAAAAAAATAAAAATAACTGGTGAACCTACAACAGTTATATCAATTAGTACTCAAATTAATTCTTCTGATATAGTGAAATTTCGTCATGATTTTGATCCATATAATTCTTTAACATATAATAGAATGATTCCTATATCTGCTTATGATGATACTGGGGGGAAATATGATATAAATTTATATTTTGTAAAAAAAACACCTTCCATTTGGAAAATACACCCAGTTTTACAAAATCATAGGGTATATAACAAAGAGTTTTTAGTGCAATTTGATACGAACAGTGGAAAAATTCTTTCTAAATCGTATCAAGATATAATCTTTAATAAATTTGGAGAATCAGAAAATAGAAAAATATCTATCGATTTAAAAAATATTATATGCAAAAATTTTGATAATAATTCTATTAATTATCCTGTTTCTTATAAAATTAATGGTAAACCATCTACTTCAATAACTAAATTATCTTTAAATAAATATGGAATGTTAAGTGGATTGTATGATGATGGTTCGACAATCATGTTAAGTCAACTTGCTTTAACTGATTTTCCAAATTATTCTCATTTAGTCCCTATGGGAACTGGTTTTTGGATGTATTTTGATGAAGATCCTGAACAAGAAAAAGGAATTATCGGTCCTCCAGGAACAGGAAATTTTGGAACAATAAAAACAGGAGAAATAGAAGGTTCTAATGTTAACCCAGAAAGAGAATTAATTAATATGATTATGGCTCAAAAAAATTTTGAAGCTTTAAAACAATCAATAAAAAGTCAAAATGAAATGGATCATACATTAATTAATTCGATATAA
- a CDS encoding flagellar hook-basal body complex protein yields the protein MDITIYQIGQSINRLLDKQNVITNNIANASTPGFKEKFATILTKKQRYCDIQQGQKNFLVQNVHECINTSAGLLKNTERSLDLAISKKNYWFIVKKNNDKKEYYTRNGNIHINEKQQLNIAGNILIGINNKPIIIPENIKIDILKNGSIVCHMNKNDQNIIKNIGIIKIIHLKNHHMIPSKYGNLYTTNVINKKKSFFKKKKIKDIILSGFLEDSNVSLTDNMVNMISNARLFEMNIKLIQYYNDNEKIANKFMNINN from the coding sequence ATGGATATTACAATTTATCAAATTGGTCAATCAATAAACAGATTATTAGATAAACAAAATGTTATTACAAATAACATTGCTAATGCATCTACTCCTGGATTTAAAGAAAAATTTGCTACAATTTTAACCAAAAAACAAAGATATTGTGATATTCAGCAAGGTCAAAAAAATTTTTTAGTACAAAACGTGCATGAATGTATTAATACATCTGCAGGGTTATTAAAAAATACTGAAAGGTCTTTAGACCTTGCTATTTCTAAAAAAAATTATTGGTTTATTGTCAAAAAAAATAATGATAAAAAAGAATATTACACTAGAAATGGAAATATACATATTAATGAAAAACAACAACTTAATATTGCTGGAAATATATTAATTGGAATAAATAATAAACCTATTATTATTCCAGAAAATATAAAAATAGATATATTAAAAAATGGTTCAATTGTTTGTCATATGAATAAAAATGATCAAAACATTATAAAAAATATAGGAATCATAAAAATAATACATTTAAAAAACCATCATATGATTCCATCAAAGTATGGTAATTTATATACAACAAATGTAATAAATAAGAAAAAGTCTTTTTTCAAAAAAAAGAAAATCAAAGATATTATTCTTTCAGGATTTTTAGAAGATAGCAATGTATCTCTTACAGATAATATGGTTAATATGATTAGTAATGCTCGATTATTTGAAATGAATATAAAATTGATACAATATTATAATGATAATGAAAAAATTGCTAATAAATTTATGAATATTAATAATTAA
- the flgG gene encoding flagellar basal-body rod protein FlgG, translating to MFSSLWISKTGLDAQQINMNVISNNLANVSTNGFKKSRGIFEDLLYQNIRYSGLNSTQDTIFPVGFQVGTGVGPVATERVHSQGNLLKTDSNKDIAINGKGFFQVLLTNEKFGYTRDGSFQINKEGKFVTNSGFVIQPEIKVPPDTTKISIGKDGIVTAVTGNKNQTTELGQLNIVTFLNDVGLESIGENLYQETNASGVPKETTPGTNGSGFLYQGYVETSNVNVAEELINMIHTQRAYEINSKAINTSDQMLQRLSQL from the coding sequence ATGTTTTCTTCTTTATGGATTTCAAAAACAGGATTGGATGCACAACAGATTAATATGAATGTTATTTCTAATAATTTAGCAAATGTGAGTACTAATGGATTTAAAAAATCACGCGGAATATTTGAAGATTTGCTTTATCAAAATATACGTTATTCAGGATTAAATTCTACTCAAGATACTATATTTCCAGTAGGATTTCAGGTAGGTACAGGGGTAGGTCCTGTAGCAACAGAAAGAGTACATTCTCAAGGAAATTTATTAAAGACTGATTCTAATAAAGATATTGCAATTAATGGAAAAGGATTTTTCCAAGTTTTATTAACAAATGAAAAATTTGGTTATACACGTGATGGATCATTTCAAATTAATAAAGAAGGAAAATTTGTTACAAACAGCGGTTTTGTTATTCAACCTGAAATTAAAGTTCCTCCAGATACTACAAAAATAAGTATAGGAAAAGATGGAATTGTTACTGCAGTAACAGGTAATAAAAATCAAACAACAGAATTAGGACAATTAAATATTGTCACTTTTTTAAATGATGTTGGATTAGAAAGTATAGGAGAAAATTTATATCAAGAAACTAATGCATCTGGTGTACCAAAAGAAACCACTCCTGGAACTAATGGATCAGGTTTTTTATATCAAGGGTATGTAGAAACTTCTAATGTCAACGTTGCTGAAGAATTAATAAATATGATTCATACACAACGTGCTTATGAAATTAATAGTAAAGCCATTAATACATCTGATCAAATGTTACAAAGATTATCACAACTTTAA
- a CDS encoding flagellar basal body L-ring protein FlgH: MFLHFFLKCREWIILVLVILSLSACSELSQEDIIKKKYLEDSSIIKPTIPNIVKLQELMLQKKQEDYYPFFENKKKYSVGDMITVILQENTIASNNSNSRNSNDKNVAFGFNSIPRIISMILGINQNRAIFDESSKNFNVNGDLNSNQNHFEGFITVTITQIMNNGNLKIAGEKKIGINQNVEFIRFSGIINPDNINANNFIESKKVANTYIFYVNSKNEINDQNIIWGGNWISSLLPI; this comes from the coding sequence ATGTTTTTACATTTTTTTTTAAAATGTAGAGAATGGATAATTTTAGTATTAGTTATCTTATCTTTAAGTGCTTGTTCTGAACTATCTCAAGAAGATATAATAAAAAAAAAATATTTAGAAGATTCTTCTATTATTAAACCTACTATACCTAATATAGTAAAATTACAAGAATTAATGTTACAAAAAAAACAAGAAGATTATTATCCTTTTTTTGAAAATAAGAAAAAATATTCAGTAGGGGATATGATCACAGTAATTTTACAAGAAAATACTATTGCTAGTAATAACTCTAATTCTAGAAATAGTAATGATAAAAATGTTGCTTTTGGTTTCAATTCTATACCTCGTATCATTAGTATGATATTAGGTATAAATCAAAATCGAGCTATTTTTGATGAATCATCTAAAAATTTTAACGTTAATGGAGATTTAAACAGTAATCAAAACCATTTTGAAGGGTTTATAACGGTTACTATTACTCAAATTATGAATAATGGAAATTTAAAAATTGCAGGTGAAAAAAAAATAGGTATTAATCAAAATGTAGAATTTATTCGTTTTTCTGGAATTATTAATCCAGATAATATCAATGCTAATAATTTCATTGAATCGAAAAAAGTTGCCAACACTTATATTTTTTATGTTAATTCAAAAAATGAAATTAATGATCAAAATATAATTTGGGGTGGTAATTGGATTTCAAGTTTATTACCTATTTAA
- a CDS encoding flagellar basal body P-ring protein FlgI, whose amino-acid sequence MNKILSSKIILLLCLFFIPYVSKSEIIGNLTNIKQIQDHPLIGYGLVIGLNGTGDQMNNTPFSNSTLQSMLHTLKIDIPDIKDAHITNIASVIVVGKINVLSQLGENIDITVSSIGNATSLSGGVLLMTPLKGIDNKVYAIAQGTLIKKTCKPVSEMKNSSHRLTGKHLNKKNEINTGFIPNGGVIQSEIDNDDLQPFKKITLILKKKDFKLAKKIADTINALFPNIAEPVNEKIIQIHHALKNTTEQIKLISTIQNLEIKNQKQQKNHVPVTINLSKNVDPNILNINNYCFIKNNVLKYKNISIIFHNKINNFQKNPDILIKKINAINIHNSNNNNIFNLDINELLNILKYTGFSNIEIASILESMKTLNFFSYPIEISQ is encoded by the coding sequence ATGAATAAAATTCTATCATCTAAAATAATTTTATTATTATGTTTATTTTTTATTCCTTATGTTTCAAAATCAGAAATTATTGGAAATTTAACTAATATTAAACAAATACAAGACCATCCATTAATAGGATATGGTTTAGTTATTGGGTTAAATGGTACAGGTGATCAAATGAATAATACACCTTTTTCTAATAGTACATTACAATCCATGTTACATACATTAAAAATTGATATTCCAGATATAAAGGATGCTCATATAACAAATATAGCTTCAGTAATAGTAGTAGGAAAAATAAATGTTTTATCTCAATTAGGAGAAAACATTGATATTACCGTTTCATCTATTGGAAATGCAACAAGTTTAAGTGGTGGAGTACTTTTAATGACTCCATTAAAAGGAATTGACAACAAAGTATATGCAATTGCACAAGGAACTCTAATTAAAAAAACATGTAAACCTGTTTCAGAAATGAAAAATTCTAGTCATCGACTTACAGGAAAACATTTAAACAAAAAAAATGAAATAAATACTGGGTTTATTCCAAATGGAGGAGTAATACAAAGTGAAATTGATAATGATGATCTTCAACCATTTAAAAAAATTACTTTAATTTTAAAAAAAAAAGATTTTAAATTAGCTAAAAAAATTGCTGATACAATAAATGCATTATTTCCTAACATAGCAGAACCTGTTAACGAAAAAATAATTCAAATTCATCATGCATTAAAAAATACAACTGAACAAATTAAACTAATTTCTACAATTCAAAATTTAGAAATTAAAAATCAAAAACAACAAAAAAATCATGTTCCTGTAACAATAAATCTTTCAAAAAATGTTGATCCAAATATATTAAATATTAACAATTATTGTTTTATTAAAAACAATGTTTTAAAATATAAAAACATTTCCATTATATTTCATAATAAAATTAATAATTTTCAAAAAAATCCTGATATCTTAATTAAAAAAATTAACGCAATAAATATACATAATAGCAACAATAATAATATTTTTAATTTAGATATTAATGAGTTATTAAATATTTTAAAATATACAGGATTTTCTAATATTGAAATAGCATCTATATTAGAGTCAATGAAAACATTAAACTTTTTTTCATATCCTATAGAGATATCACAATGA
- a CDS encoding rod-binding protein — protein sequence MNNNNYFSLENDIINNRILNNINIENSMINNKNISSAQLSKNVESIFTKILIDSMQKTINKQQIFGNEQTELSTDLYDQCMCTLISIKGLGLSKIIEKQLKENI from the coding sequence ATGAACAATAATAATTACTTCTCATTAGAGAATGATATTATAAATAATAGAATATTAAATAATATTAATATTGAAAATTCTATGATTAATAATAAAAATATTTCCTCTGCACAATTATCCAAAAATGTAGAAAGTATTTTCACTAAAATATTAATTGATAGTATGCAAAAAACAATCAATAAACAGCAAATATTTGGAAATGAACAAACGGAATTATCTACTGATTTATATGATCAATGTATGTGTACTTTAATCAGTATTAAAGGATTAGGTTTATCCAAAATTATTGAAAAACAATTAAAAGAAAATATATAA
- a CDS encoding Rne/Rng family ribonuclease → MKRMLINTIKNNVIKIAIIHDTYLHDFYIEKFNLNNIKSNIYKGTIRRIEPSLEALFIDFGKKKNGFLPFKEISDLTLRDQIKKIIKIDQIKKFISKKTEIVVQITKEKRKNKGPTLTNFITLSGIYLVLLLNNPGIIRISRKINHQNKKKIKILILLLQIPKNMGIIVRTASIGKSIKDLQIDLNNILKNWKKIIQISHNKKAPTLMYKENNILFRVFRDLLTQEIQEIIVDDPHTLKLTYENMYLLGRLGFEKKIKLYVNIIPIFSFYKLEEQINSIFLRIIQLPSGGSIVLDITEALVAIDINSARYRKGSDIQETAFHTNLEAVDEIARQLRLRDLSGIIVIDFIDMKSLKNQKIIEKRIKNVIQYDRARIEVGNISKFGLLEMSRQYLNTSNICTKNNICPSCKGFGNYIIL, encoded by the coding sequence ATGAAACGAATGTTAATTAATACTATAAAAAACAATGTTATTAAAATTGCAATTATACATGATACATATTTACATGATTTTTATATTGAAAAATTTAATTTAAATAATATTAAATCAAATATTTATAAAGGAACTATTCGTAGAATTGAACCGAGTTTAGAAGCTTTATTCATTGATTTTGGAAAAAAAAAAAATGGTTTTTTACCATTTAAAGAAATTTCTGATCTTACATTAAGAGATCAAATAAAAAAAATAATTAAAATAGATCAAATAAAAAAATTTATATCCAAAAAAACAGAAATTGTTGTACAAATTACAAAAGAAAAAAGAAAAAATAAAGGACCTACTTTAACTAATTTTATTACTTTATCTGGTATTTATTTAGTTTTATTACTTAATAATCCAGGTATTATACGTATTTCTAGAAAGATTAATCATCAAAATAAAAAAAAAATAAAAATATTAATATTACTATTACAAATACCGAAAAATATGGGTATTATTGTTAGAACTGCTAGTATAGGAAAATCTATAAAAGATCTTCAAATAGATTTAAATAACATATTAAAGAATTGGAAAAAAATAATTCAAATCTCTCATAATAAAAAAGCTCCAACTTTAATGTATAAAGAGAATAATATTCTTTTTCGTGTATTTCGAGATTTATTAACTCAAGAAATTCAAGAAATAATAGTAGACGACCCACATACTTTAAAATTAACTTATGAAAACATGTACCTTTTAGGTAGATTAGGATTTGAAAAAAAAATTAAATTATACGTAAATATTATTCCTATTTTTAGTTTCTATAAATTAGAAGAGCAAATAAATTCTATTTTTTTAAGAATCATTCAACTTCCATCTGGAGGTTCTATTGTTTTAGATATTACAGAAGCATTAGTAGCAATTGATATTAATTCTGCTCGTTACAGAAAAGGTAGCGACATTCAAGAAACAGCATTTCATACAAACTTAGAAGCAGTTGATGAAATTGCAAGACAATTACGTTTACGTGATCTTAGTGGAATTATTGTAATTGATTTTATTGATATGAAATCTTTAAAAAATCAAAAAATTATAGAAAAGAGAATAAAAAATGTTATTCAATATGATCGAGCTCGTATTGAAGTTGGAAATATTTCTAAATTTGGTTTATTAGAAATGTCTAGACAATATTTAAATACTTCAAATATTTGTACTAAAAATAATATTTGTCCTTCTTGTAAAGGTTTCGGAAATTATATTATTTTATAA
- a CDS encoding RluA family pseudouridine synthase, producing the protein MYKKFSFFTPLCATIKEKNQRIDNFLFKKFNNIPKSMIYKIIRIGKIKINEKKVTPKYKIKKGDIIYFPILKDPIKKKKITISKNLKIIEYLKKKIIYEDKYLIILNKPSGIAVHGGSGINFGVIETIRKIYPHLDSLELVHRLDRNTSGILIISKKKSVLRHLHDQIKNKTIKKCYIAFVHGRWNNNNHIISAPLIKKIIDKKKIMIVQNNGKPSMTKFQIKKKYNDVTLMSIKPITGRTHQIRVHATYAGYPLLFDNDYGSTQLDSKIPIIEKIKKILLHAYTISFIHPILKKKMFIQATLEERFKKYINLLK; encoded by the coding sequence ATGTATAAAAAGTTCTCTTTTTTCACTCCTTTATGTGCCACAATAAAAGAAAAAAATCAAAGAATAGATAATTTTTTATTTAAAAAATTTAATAATATTCCTAAAAGTATGATTTATAAAATTATAAGAATAGGTAAAATTAAAATTAACGAAAAAAAAGTTACTCCAAAATATAAAATAAAAAAAGGAGATATAATTTATTTTCCCATTTTAAAAGATCCCATTAAAAAAAAAAAAATAACAATATCCAAAAATTTAAAAATTATTGAATATTTGAAAAAAAAAATTATTTATGAAGATAAATATTTAATCATATTAAATAAACCATCTGGGATTGCAGTACACGGAGGTAGTGGTATAAATTTTGGAGTAATTGAAACTATTCGAAAAATTTATCCACATCTTGATTCTCTTGAATTAGTACATCGATTAGATCGTAATACTTCAGGAATATTAATAATTTCTAAAAAAAAATCAGTTTTAAGACATTTACATGATCAAATAAAAAACAAAACTATAAAAAAATGTTATATTGCATTTGTTCATGGTCGATGGAATAATAATAATCATATTATATCAGCACCTTTAATAAAAAAAATTATTGATAAAAAAAAAATTATGATAGTGCAAAACAACGGAAAACCATCGATGACTAAGTTTCAAATAAAAAAAAAATATAATGATGTTACATTAATGTCAATTAAACCAATTACTGGAAGAACTCATCAAATTAGAGTGCATGCCACTTATGCTGGTTATCCTTTGTTATTTGATAATGATTACGGAAGTACTCAATTAGATTCAAAAATACCTATAATTGAAAAAATAAAAAAAATATTATTACACGCTTATACAATAAGTTTTATACATCCAATTTTAAAAAAAAAAATGTTTATTCAAGCTACACTGGAAGAAAGATTTAAAAAATATATAAATTTATTAAAATAA
- the rpmF gene encoding 50S ribosomal protein L32 codes for MAVQKSKPTRSKRGMRRSHDKCMHLHISQDKSSKEFHIRHHITKNGYYKGNLVLKIKNKKK; via the coding sequence ATGGCTGTACAAAAAAGTAAACCTACTAGATCTAAAAGAGGTATGAGACGTTCTCATGATAAATGTATGCATTTACATATTTCACAAGATAAATCTAGTAAAGAATTTCATATACGTCATCATATTACTAAAAATGGTTATTATAAAGGAAATTTAGTTTTAAAAATTAAAAACAAAAAAAAATAA